Below is a genomic region from Flexibacter flexilis DSM 6793.
ACAATTTTGAGCAAGTAAACGCTTATTATCACGTGAATCAGTACCAAATGCACGTGCAAGAGTTGGGGTTTAACAATCTGGTAAACAGACCCATAAAAGTAGATGCTAACGCCCTGAACGGCGCAGACCAGTCCATGTATTCGGGATTTTCGGACGCGCTGTATTTTGGGGAAGGTGGCGTGGACGATGCCGAAGATGCCGACAATATTTGGCACGAATACACGCACGCCGTAAGCCGCGATGCCGCCCCCAACACCAACACGGGCACCGAACGCCAAACCATCGAAGAAGCCAACGCCGATTTTATGGCCGCTTCTTATTCGGCTTCGGTGAGCAGTTTCGGAACTGGCGAGGTATTCAATTGGGACGGGCACAACGAATTTTGGGCGGGGCGGTCGGTAAGCGGCACGCGCACTTATTCGCAGCGCGTAGGCCAAAAATATGCCGATGCCGAAATTTGGAGTAGTCCGCTCATGCTCATTCGTGCGCTGATTGGCCGCGATGCTTCCGAAAAACTATTGCTTACGTCCATGTTCAGTTACGCGCCGAGTTTGCAAATGCGCGATGCAGCTAACCTATTTTTGCAAGCCAATACGCTTTTGCGTGGCGGGGCTGACTCTCTGGCTATCAGGCAGATATTTGCAAATCGTAAGATTTTGCCCGTCGTTACAAGCGTGCGTAATTGCGCTGAGCTTAAATCGTATTTTCAGCTCGAACAAAACCAAACATCTTTGTTTTGTCTCAAAGACATGGGCACGGTACAACTTTCGTTGCATACGCTCACAGGCCAAACCCTTTGGGAAAACTCGTGGCGCAGCCAAGCCGAAAGCCGATTTATTTTACCCCAAAACAACAGCCAAGCCGCAGGGCTTTATGTGCTAAAACTCCAAACCGCCGAAGGCTTGGCGGCTTGTTGGAAAGTGTTACGCTGATTTATTGGTGAATTTGCTGCCATTCCTCCGCGATTTCTTTTTTCAAAATGGCGTTGATGTCTGTGCGGGCATTTTTCAAAATATAAATCCGTGTACCTTGCTCCCGTGCAAAAGGGTTTTCTATCTTTCCATAGTATTTAATTTCCTGAAAAAGAGGCCGTTCGTCGGAGCGAGTTGTATCCGTATCGCCCAAATCTTTGACCATTACAATATGCTTGACGGGTCGGCTCAAATCAAACCAATTGAGGTAATCCGCTGAAAAAGAGACCGCCCCGATGTGGCCAGCGTGCCGCGAATAGTAGTTAATCGCGCCAGCTTGTCCGTAATTGTCGCAATATACCAGTGTGTGCGCCGTGTCGCCGATTTGCTCGTAAGCGGCATCTACTTTTTGCGCCAACTCCTTCCAGCCCAACATATCCGCGTAATCCTGCGGCAGCGCGTGCAATTTGCCATCTTCCCAGCGCGTCAGCCCCAAATCGTCGTAAACGGCGGCTTCTTTTTGCACTTGCTCAGGCGAATCCACAGGAAATAAATATTTAAAACCAAACGAAAAAATAACCAAAGGCACAAGTAAAAGCACCGTTTTTACTATATTATTTTTAATCAAATTTTCTAAAAATACCGCCCCAAAAGCCATATAAGCAGGATACAAACCAATAGCATAATATCCTTTTCCTTTCAGATAAATATAAAGCCCTAATACCGCCACAAGAGCAAACAAAAACAAGCGATATTTAGCAAAATTCTTATAAAAAATAAGCGCGTAAATTGCCGCTAATAGCACAAAAATAGCATTAAAGAAAAACAACATTTGTTCTTTAAGAAAATTGCCCGTTTCTACATTTTTCAGTTGTGTCGCTTTGAGCAATTTCATGTGATAAAGTACAGGAAAATGATTCGTGTATTGCCACCACAAATTCGGGGCAACCAGCAGCGCAGCCAACAGCAAAGCCAAATAAAAATGTTTGTTAATGAATACGTTACGATACGGTGAAAGCAGCAAAGCCGCCAAAGTACCCAGCACCAAAAACACCACATTATATTTGTTCAGAAAACCCAGCGCAACGGCTACGGCAAACACATAAAGCCATTTATTTTCCTGATTTTCAATATATTTTAGCAGCACCCAAAACATGAAAGTCCAGACCATCGTATCAAAAGAATTGGGCTGAAACAGCATATTCAGGCGCACGAGGGCAGAAAACAACACGGCCACCACTGCCAACGATTTAGCAAATAAATTTCCACCCAATATTTCGGTTATTTTCCAAACAAAAAACAGGGTAATTGCGCCAAAAAGTGCAGGAAAAAATTTAACCCAAAATATCGAATTTCCAAGCCACAAAATAAGCAAAGAAATCCACGAAGTAACAGGCGGAACAGACAAATAACCCCATGCCAAATGTTGCCCTTGATTTAGGTGCAAATATTCGTCGCGATGCAACTCATATAGCGGATTAATAATGATACCGTGCAACCCAAATTTGAGCGCGATAAAAGCCAATAAAACAAATGTGTGCTGGTGTTTTTGAAGAAATAATTTCATTGCGTTTGCTACAAAATAATTAGACAGCAGAAAAATATATTTTTGGGCAAAAAACTACAAACAAAATACTGATAATCTGCCTTTTTTGGGGGTTGGGTGGCGAATGTTTGCCAAAAATGCTTTGTTTTGCGGCCAGAAACTTATTTTGTGTATGCTGACCAAACGTATTATTCCTTGCTTGGACATCAAAGACGGCCAGACCGTCAAGGGTATTAACTTCGAGAACCTGCGCAGCGCGGGCAACCCCGTCGAATTGGCGCAATTTTATGCCGCACAAGGCGCGGACGAACTGGTTTTTTTGGATATTACGGCCACCGTCGAAAACCGCAAAACACTGCTGCATTTGGTGCAAGAAGTTGCCCGACACATCAATATTCCGTTCACGGTTGGGGGCGGCATCGGGTCGGTGGCGGACGTATCGGCACTGCTCAACGCGGGCGCGGACAAAATCTCTATCAACTCGTCGGCGGTGCGTAACCCTTCGCTTATCAATGAGTTAGCCGCTGAGTTTGGCAGCCAATGCGTCGTAGTGGCTATTGATACGCGCCACGTAAACGGAGAAAACATCGTACACACGCACGGAGGCCGCACGCCTACACAACTGCAAACGCTGGCTTGGGCGCGGGAAGTAACCGAGCGCGGCGCAGGCGAAATTTTGCTTACGTCTATGGACTCCGACGGCACGAAAGCGGGCTTTGCTGACGCTCTGACACGCACGGTGGCGCAAAGCGTTTCTATCCCCGTGATTGCCTCTGGCGGTGCGGGTACGATGGCACATTTTAAGTCGGTTTTTGAGGAAGGTTGCGCCGATGCTGCACTGGCCGCAGGTATTTTTCACTTTGGCGAAATGACCATACCCGACCTAAAACATTATTTGCAACAAAACGGCATTGCGGTACGGATTTAGCGTATTTTTATCTTTTAATATTCTTATAATCAACTCTTAAGTTAAAATCATCTATTCCATTTTGAGTAAACCACTTACTCAATTTTTCTTTTAAATTATAAGAATTTGTTTTAAAATCCAGCCAAGTATCAAATGTAAAACAGTACGGTTTTTTAACG
It encodes:
- a CDS encoding gluzincin family metallopeptidase, translating into MRWIVFCFMVSLHWVSFGQNNTESPLCIDFPQASTLPDTSRQTVQTFLAKQYPATQYGQFVLTNVKNSPIGQHYTWQQLAAQTPIYQQFIKINISHSGQILSVMRQCQAISNANIIQEEIDTNLARRYIAAQQAKCSQPIDFETQKMLYWDNNALVSGLWLRYGSLSSEIEAAEVLLNNKGQIIDLVSLHEKKHAQHITADPPHPTKDSTVTLAIFRPDPLCTAQVSYGTPYKDNNDADCPELTAQRMMVSAKVLYRNDSFLLASPFCKIKEFDAPEKPVCFSLTPDFVYTRSNDNFEQVNAYYHVNQYQMHVQELGFNNLVNRPIKVDANALNGADQSMYSGFSDALYFGEGGVDDAEDADNIWHEYTHAVSRDAAPNTNTGTERQTIEEANADFMAASYSASVSSFGTGEVFNWDGHNEFWAGRSVSGTRTYSQRVGQKYADAEIWSSPLMLIRALIGRDASEKLLLTSMFSYAPSLQMRDAANLFLQANTLLRGGADSLAIRQIFANRKILPVVTSVRNCAELKSYFQLEQNQTSLFCLKDMGTVQLSLHTLTGQTLWENSWRSQAESRFILPQNNSQAAGLYVLKLQTAEGLAACWKVLR
- a CDS encoding glycosyltransferase family 39 protein, which codes for MKLFLQKHQHTFVLLAFIALKFGLHGIIINPLYELHRDEYLHLNQGQHLAWGYLSVPPVTSWISLLILWLGNSIFWVKFFPALFGAITLFFVWKITEILGGNLFAKSLAVVAVLFSALVRLNMLFQPNSFDTMVWTFMFWVLLKYIENQENKWLYVFAVAVALGFLNKYNVVFLVLGTLAALLLSPYRNVFINKHFYLALLLAALLVAPNLWWQYTNHFPVLYHMKLLKATQLKNVETGNFLKEQMLFFFNAIFVLLAAIYALIFYKNFAKYRLFLFALVAVLGLYIYLKGKGYYAIGLYPAYMAFGAVFLENLIKNNIVKTVLLLVPLVIFSFGFKYLFPVDSPEQVQKEAAVYDDLGLTRWEDGKLHALPQDYADMLGWKELAQKVDAAYEQIGDTAHTLVYCDNYGQAGAINYYSRHAGHIGAVSFSADYLNWFDLSRPVKHIVMVKDLGDTDTTRSDERPLFQEIKYYGKIENPFAREQGTRIYILKNARTDINAILKKEIAEEWQQIHQ
- the hisF gene encoding imidazole glycerol phosphate synthase subunit HisF is translated as MLTKRIIPCLDIKDGQTVKGINFENLRSAGNPVELAQFYAAQGADELVFLDITATVENRKTLLHLVQEVARHINIPFTVGGGIGSVADVSALLNAGADKISINSSAVRNPSLINELAAEFGSQCVVVAIDTRHVNGENIVHTHGGRTPTQLQTLAWAREVTERGAGEILLTSMDSDGTKAGFADALTRTVAQSVSIPVIASGGAGTMAHFKSVFEEGCADAALAAGIFHFGEMTIPDLKHYLQQNGIAVRI